From the genome of Pseudomonas sp. FP453:
GTTGCCCGGGCAGCAGGCCGAATTCGAAGCCTGGCTGGCCAGCGACCCGGCCCACGTCCAGGCATTCGCCAAGGCCCAGGCGGCCTGGGGTGGCGCGCCGGTGCACAGCGCCGCCGTGGCCCTCGCCGCGCCGCGCAAGCCGAGCGCCTGGCGCCGGATCAAACCGCACTGGAAACCCCTGGCCACCGCCGCCGTGCTGCTGATCGGCCTGTTCAGCTTCAGCAACCTGCCGGTGCGCCTGCAAGCCGACCATCTCACCGTGGTCGGCGAACGCCAGCGCGTGCAATTGGACGACGGCGCCAAGGTGCTGCTGAACACCAACTCGGCGTTCTCCAGCCGCATCAAGGACCAGCAGCGCATCGCCCGCCTGTACCAGGGCGAAGCCTTTTTTGAAGTCGCTCCCAACCACGGCCTGCCCCTGGAGATCGACGCCGGCCCGGTGCGCGCCAGCGTGCGCGATACCGCCTTCGCCGTGCGCTACCTCAATGGCGAGGCGCAGGTGCAGGTGCAACGTGGCGACGTCGACCTGAGCAACACCTTCGACGACGCCCGCGTGCGCTTGAGCGCCGGGCAAAGTATCCGCATCGGCCCCAAGGGCTTCGGCCCGCCCGCCAAGCTGGACGCCAACAAGGACCTGGCCTGGGTCCAGGGCCGGCTGATCTTTGAAAACTGCCCGATGAGCGAAGTGCTCGCCGAGCTGCGCCGCTACTACCCCGGCTGGATCGTCAACAACAACGAGCAACTGGCCAGCGTCGCCGTCACCGGCAACTACCGCCTCGACCAGCCCCTGGACGTGGTGCGCTCACTGGCCCACATCACCTCGGCCAAGCTGTCGGAATACCCGGCGTTGGTGATCTTGAACTAAATGAGAATTATTTTTACTCGATAACCTCTGGCGGTACGTCTCGTCTTAGCCAATGCAACTGATTCCTATTTGTTTCAGTTCGCGACTATAAGATTCGTACCCCGGAGCGCTCTCGATGTCCTCTCGTTTCAACCGCCGGTCTTCCTTGCCCGTGCTGTCCGTGCTGACCGCCGCCATCCTGCTGGCTGGCGCGCCGGCGATGGCCGCCACCGCTGCCGAACCTGCCCCGCGCAGCCACGGCAACTACACCTTCAGCATCGAGCAACAGCCGTTGGTGTCGGCGCTGAACGCCTTCACCAGTGTCACTGGCTGGCAAGTCGGCCTGCCGGCAGAGCTGGGCCAGGGTGTGTCGTCCCCTGGCGTACGTGGCCCGCTGTCAGCGGAAAAAGCCCTGGACCAGTTGTTGGTGGGGACCAACCTGAGCTACCGCAAACTGGGCAACAACAACATCGTCCTGGAAAAACGTGCAGCCGGTGGCACCCTCAACCTGCAACAAGTGACCATCAGCGCCACCCGCCATGAGCAGGACGTGACCAGCGTACCGAGCACCGTCAGCGTGCATGACCGCCAGGAGCTGGACCGCCTCAACGTCGGCAACAGCCGCGACCTGGTGCGCTACGAGCCCGGTGTCTCCGTGGGCGGCGCCGGCACCCGTTCGGGCAATGCCGGTTTCAATATCCGCGGCATCGACGGCGACCGCATCCTCACCCAGGTCGATGGCGTCGAAGTGCCCGATCACTTCTCCAACGGCCCGTACGCGCAGACCCGCCGCAACTATGTCGACCCGGAGATCGTCAAGCGCGTCGAGATCCTGCGCGGCCCGGCCTCGGCCCTGTACGGCAGCAGCGCCATCGGCGGCGCGGTGAGCTACTTCACCCTCGACCCCGACGACATCATCAAGCCCGGCCAGGACGTCGGCGCCCGCCTGAAGACCGGCTACAGCTCCGCCGACGAGAGCTGGCTGACCTCCGGCACCGTCGCCGGCCGTGTGCAGGACTTCGACGGCTTGCTGCACCTGAGCCAGCGTAACGGCCATGAGACCGAATCCTACGACGGCAACAACGTCACCGGCCTGAACCGCACCGCCGCCAACCCGGAAGACGCGCGCACCACCAACGTGCTGGCCAAGCTCGGCTGGAACTACGGCGACGACAACCGCCTGGGCTTCACCTACGAGAAGTACAAGGACGACCGCGACACCAACCAGAAAAGCGCCGTGGGCGGCCCGTACAACACCGGTTTCAACAGCAACCTGTACCGCGCTCGCACCGGCAACGACACCATCAGCCGCGAACGCTTCGGCCTGGAAAACAGCGTTGCCGTCGACACGCTGTTTGCCGACCGCATCAAGACCAGCCTCAACTACCAGATCGCCAAGACCGACCAGACCACGGACGAACACTACGTGTCGGGCGCGCGCAATTTGCTGCGCCAGCGGCAGACGCTCTACGAGGAAAAACAATGGGTGTTCGACGCCCAGCTGGACAAGGCGTTTGCCATTGGCGACACCGACCACGTGCTGACCTACGGCACCACAATCAAGCAGGCGAAAGTCACCGGTTCACGCACCGGCAGCGCCACCTGCCTGACCGTCAGCACCCTACTGCGCAACCGTCGGCGGCCCGAGCACCTTCCCGTCGGACAAGGTCGTCCCGGCCAGCGACTTCCCGGACCCGACCATCAACACCTACGCGCTGTTCGCCCAGGACCAGATCAACTGGGGCAAATGGACCTTCCTGCCCAGCGTGCGGTATGACTACACCCAGCTCAAGCCCAAGCTGACCGAGGATTTCCTCAACGCCACCGACCCGAATCGCATCTACGCCCACGACGACAGCGACAAGACCTGGCACCGCGTGTCACCGAAATTCGGCCTGACCTACGCCCTGACCGATCACTACACCTGGTTCGGCCAATACGCCGAAGGCTTCCGCACGCCGTCGGGCCAAGGCCCTGTACGGCCGTTTCGAAAATATCCAGCAAGGCTACGTGGTCGAACCCAACTCGGACCTCAAGCCAGAAAGCAGCAAGAGCTTTGAAACCGGCCTGCGCGGCAACTTCGAGGAAGGCAACTTCGACGTGGCGGTGTTCTATAACAAGTACCACGACTTCATCAACGAAGACGCGGCACTGCTGTCCCCCACCGGCACTGCGTTCAAGGCCAGCAACATCAAGCGCGCCACCATCAAGGGCGTGGAAGCCAAGGGTCGCCTGAACCTCGACAGCTTCGGCGCACCGCAGGGCCTGTACACCCAGGGCTCGGTGGCCTATGCCTACGGCCGCAACGAAGACACCGGCGAGCCGATCAACAGCGTCAACCCGCTCAAGGGCGTGTTTGGCCTGGGTTACGAGCAGCAAAACTATGGCGCACTGGTCAGCTGGACCCTGGTCAAGAAGCAGGATCGTGTCGACAAGAACACCTTCTTCTCGCCCGACGGCGACACCAGCAAAGCCCCGTTCAAGACCCCAGGCTTTGGCATCGTCGACCTGACCGGCTTCTACAAAGTCACCCACGACGTGACCATCAATGGCGGCCTGTACAACGTGACCGACAAGAAATACTGGAACTGGGACGACGTGCGCAGCTTCGACAGCATTGGCGAAGCCGGTGTGACCGCGCCCGCCAATATCGACCGCCTGACCCAGCCGGGCCGCAACTTTGCGATCAACCTGATCTGGGATATCTGATAGCGCCTGCCTCACCCCGCCGATATTTCAACGGCGGGGTGAGGTTTTTTTACTGTGCCACGTCTTCTTGTTCGTCTATTTGATAACGGCTCTCTTTAAGAGCAACAAGGCGCTCCCCCTTCTCAAGGACTTTTTTCATGACCGCTACCCCTACCGCAGAACGCCCAAGCCTGCGCTCCCAGCGCCTGAACCAGATCACCAACGAACCGCACACCAAGCTCGACGCCCTCGTCAAAGCCCACGCGCCGTTCGAAACCCAAGCCAACTTTGCCCGCTTCGTGGTGGCGCAATACCTGTTCCAGTCGGAACTGGTGGCCCTGTACAACGACGCCGAACTGATCAAGATCGTCCCGGACCTGGCTGCACGCTGCCGCGCCGACGCCGCCAAGCTCGACCTGGCCGACCTCGACACCGACGTGCCGGCGCCAGTAGCTGGCGCGGTGAACAGCCCGAGCAAGGCCGAAGCCCTGGGCTGGCTGTTCGTGTCCGAAGGTTCCAAGCTGGGCGCCGCGTTCCTGATCAAGCGCGCCGTGGGCCTGGGCCTGAGCGAAACCTTCGGTGCCCGTCACCTGGGCGAGCCGGCCGGTGGTCGTGCTGAAGGCTGGAAGAGCTTCACCCGCACCCTCGACGGCCTGGAATTCAGCGCTGAAGAAGAAGCTGCTGTGGAAAAAGGTGCAGTGGATGCGTTTGTACGCTTCACCGTGCTGCTGGAACAGGCGTACGCTAGCGCCCCTGAACTGGCCTGACCCTTCGATAAAAATGTGGAAGCAGGCTTGTGTGGGAGCTGGCTTGCCTGCGATTGCGGTGTGCCAGTGAATACATTCACCACTGATACACCGCAATTGCGGGCAAGCCCGCTCCCACATTCAGGTCTCATTTCATATTGAATTCCTGTGATACCCCCATGACCGGCAAAACCCAATCCACCTCGAAAATCGCCCGGGTCCTCTTCGGCCTGCTGGCCTACGTCAGCCTGGGCATTGGCTTGGTGGCGATTGTCATACCGGGTTTGCCCACCACCGAATTCATCCTGCTCGCTGCCTGGGCCGCCACCAAAAGCTCACCGCGCCTCAGCGCCTGGCTGGAAAACCACCGGTTGTTCGGGCCGATCCTGTTCAACTGGCGCAACGGCAAGATCATCGCCCGCCGGGCCAAGGTCAGCGCCACCGTGAGCATGCTGCTCTGCGCCGGGCTGATGCTGGTGATGCTCGACCACGGCTGGCCGATCTACCTGGCGATTGCCGGGATGAGCCTGGGCAACCTGTGGATCTGGTCGCGCCCGGAGCGGCTTGCAGCCCCCGCGTAACGCTGCCTGTAGTCTTTTTCCTACCGCTCATCGCCTGCCGCTAATGAAACATCCCGATACGCCGATGTTCCGGACATAGCGCCGAATGGACTTGGCCCGCCCTGCGTGCCTTTCAACACGTCCATTCGCGAGTGAACCTATGTTCGACACCCTCTCCATCCGCCTGAAAATCGTCCTGTTGTCCGGCCTTTGCCTGTTGGGCGTGATTGCCCTGGTCGTCGGCGTCAACCTGTACGAGGCCGATCAGAACAACCATCTGGTCCGCGACTCAAGCTCGCGAATGCTCACCGACAGCGTGCAGGACTTGTTGCAGGCCAAGGCCGCCGAACAAGCGGTGCAGCTGCAGAAAACCTTTGGCGAAAACCTGCTGGTGGTGACCGCCCTCGCCGATCAGGTCAAAGACCTGCGCGCCCTCGCCAGCCAACGCTCGCTGGAGCCCGGCGCCCTGCGCGAAGCCCTCAACCAGAGCGTCAAGACCGCCTTTGAGCGCAACCGCAAGGCCCTGGGCATCTGGCTGTCGTTCGAGCCCAACGGACTGGATGGCAAGGACAGCGAGTTCATCGACGACAAGGCCCGCGTCTCCAACGAGAAAGGGCGCTTCTCCACCTACTGGAGCCGCGCCGGCGGCGAAGGCTTGAACACCATCATGGTCGAGGACGACCTGACCAAGACCAGCCTCAACCTCAGCGGTACGCCCTACAACATCTGGTACACCTGCCCACGGGACACCCGCAGTGTTTGCCTGCTGGACCCGTACGCCGATGAAGTGGCGGGCAAGTCGATGCTGATGACCACCATCTCCCTGCCGTTGACCGTCGACGGCAACGTCATCGGCGTGGTCGGTATCGACATCGCCCTCGACACCCTGCAAGCCACCACGGACGTTGCGCAAAAAGAATTGTTCGACGGCGCCGCCCACCTGGAAATCCTTTCCAGCACCGGCCTGATTGCGGCCTACAGTGGCGAGCCGGGCCGGGTCGGCAAAAACCTGGTCGACATCCTCGGCGCCGAAGGCAAGGAGATCGTGCAACTGCTGGCCAACGGCACGCACACGATCCGCGAACAGGACGACACCATCCGAGCCGTGTACCCGGTCAAGCCGATCGCCGATGCTAAATCCTGGGGTGTGCTGATCAAGCTGCCCAAACAGGTGATGCTGGCTGACACGGAAAAATTGCAAAACCTGCTCGACAAAGCCCAGGACGCTGGCACCTTCAAGGCCCTGCTGGTCGGCGCCGCCGCTGGCCTGCTGGGCTTGCTGCTGATCTGGCTGACCGCCACCGGCGTGACCCGCCCGATCAACAACGTCGCCGCCATGCTCAAGGGCATTGCCAGCGGCGACGGCGACCTCACCCAACGCCTGGCCTATAGCAAAAAAGACGAACTGGGCGAATTGGCCAACGGCTTCAACGCCTTCCTCGACAAGCTGCAACCGACCATCGCGCAGATCAAGCAAAGCATCACCGAAGCGCGCGGCACCGCCGACCAGTCCTCGGCCATCGCGCGCCAGACCAGCGAAGGCATGCAGGTGCAGTTCCGCGAAATCGACCAGGTGGCCACCGCCTCCAATGAAATGAGCGCCACCGCCCACGACGTCGCCAACAGCGCGTCCAACGCCGCCAGCGCGGCACGGGGCGCCGATCAGTCGGCGCGTGAAGGCCTATCGATCATCGAGCAAAGCACCCGCGACATCACCACCCTCGCCGAAGAAGTCAGCAAGGCCGTGGGCGAAGTCGAGGCGCTGGCGGTCAACAGCGAGCAGATTGGCTCGGTGCTGGAAGTGATCCGCAGCATTGCCGAGCAGACCAACCTGCTGGCGCTCAATGCCGCCATCGAAGCGGCCCGCGCCGGCGAAAGCGGTCGGGGGTTTGCGGTAGTGGCCGACGAAGTGCGCAACCTGGCCAAGCGCACCCAGGATTCGGTGGAGGAAATCCGCGTGGTGATCGAACGCATCCAGAGCGGCACCCGCGGCGTAGTGGCGACCATGCATTCGAGCCAGAGCCAGGCCCAGAACAATGCCGGGCAGATCCATCAGGCGGTGCAGGCCCTGGGCAAGATCAGCGATGCGGTAACGGTGATCAGCGACATGAACCTGCAAATCGCCAGCGCCGCCGAACAGCAGAGCGCCGTGGCCGAAGAGGTCAACCGCAACGTCTCGGCGATCCGCACCGTGACCGAGACGCTGACCGGCCAGGCCACCGAGTCGGCGGCCATCAGCAGCCAGCTGAATGCACTGGCCAACCAGCAGATGACGTTGATGGATCAGTTCAGGGTGTAAATCCCAATCCCGAGAACAATGGAGCCTCCCCTGTGGGAGCGGGCTTGCCCGCGATAGCGGTACATCAGCAACACATCATTGACTGATACACAGCTATCGCAGGCAAGCCAGCTCCCACATAAAGCAGATCTGCGCTGCCT
Proteins encoded in this window:
- a CDS encoding FecR domain-containing protein, whose amino-acid sequence is MTDPNKRHPHELAHEVLQDTAMDQALDWLIALQCPLPGQQAEFEAWLASDPAHVQAFAKAQAAWGGAPVHSAAVALAAPRKPSAWRRIKPHWKPLATAAVLLIGLFSFSNLPVRLQADHLTVVGERQRVQLDDGAKVLLNTNSAFSSRIKDQQRIARLYQGEAFFEVAPNHGLPLEIDAGPVRASVRDTAFAVRYLNGEAQVQVQRGDVDLSNTFDDARVRLSAGQSIRIGPKGFGPPAKLDANKDLAWVQGRLIFENCPMSEVLAELRRYYPGWIVNNNEQLASVAVTGNYRLDQPLDVVRSLAHITSAKLSEYPALVILN
- a CDS encoding biliverdin-producing heme oxygenase; the protein is MTATPTAERPSLRSQRLNQITNEPHTKLDALVKAHAPFETQANFARFVVAQYLFQSELVALYNDAELIKIVPDLAARCRADAAKLDLADLDTDVPAPVAGAVNSPSKAEALGWLFVSEGSKLGAAFLIKRAVGLGLSETFGARHLGEPAGGRAEGWKSFTRTLDGLEFSAEEEAAVEKGAVDAFVRFTVLLEQAYASAPELA
- a CDS encoding YbaN family protein → MTGKTQSTSKIARVLFGLLAYVSLGIGLVAIVIPGLPTTEFILLAAWAATKSSPRLSAWLENHRLFGPILFNWRNGKIIARRAKVSATVSMLLCAGLMLVMLDHGWPIYLAIAGMSLGNLWIWSRPERLAAPA
- a CDS encoding methyl-accepting chemotaxis protein, yielding MSATAHDVANSASNAASAARGADQSAREGLSIIEQSTRDITTLAEEVSKAVGEVEALAVNSEQIGSVLEVIRSIAEQTNLLALNAAIEAARAGESGRGFAVVADEVRNLAKRTQDSVEEIRVVIERIQSGTRGVVATMHSSQSQAQNNAGQIHQAVQALGKISDAVTVISDMNLQIASAAEQQSAVAEEVNRNVSAIRTVTETLTGQATESAAISSQLNALANQQMTLMDQFRV